A region of Bradyrhizobium sp. SZCCHNS1050 DNA encodes the following proteins:
- a CDS encoding aromatic ring-hydroxylating dioxygenase subunit alpha, translated as MAASFPMNAWYAAAWDAEVKQALLPRTICGKHVVMFRKADGTIAALEDACWHRLVPLSKGRLEGDTVVCGYHGLKFSPQGRCTFMPSQETINPSACVRAYPAVERHRFIWLWMGDPALADPAAIPDMHWNHDPAWAGDGKTIHVKCDYRLVVDNLMDLTHETFVHGSSIGNDAVAEAPFDVTHGERTATVTRWMRGIEPPPFWARQLGKPGLVDRWQIIRFEAPCTVTIDVGVAPAGTGAPEGDRSQGVNGMVLNTITPETDKTCHYFWAFARNYQLSEQRLTTEIREGVSGIFREDELILEAQQRAMDENPGRVFYNLNIDAGAMWARRIIDRMIARETPLREAAE; from the coding sequence ATGGCCGCTTCTTTTCCGATGAATGCCTGGTACGCCGCGGCCTGGGACGCCGAGGTCAAGCAGGCCCTGCTGCCGCGGACGATCTGCGGCAAGCACGTCGTGATGTTCCGCAAGGCCGACGGCACCATCGCCGCGCTCGAAGATGCCTGCTGGCACCGGCTGGTGCCGCTGTCCAAGGGCCGGCTGGAAGGCGACACCGTCGTTTGCGGCTATCACGGCTTGAAATTCAGCCCGCAGGGCCGCTGCACGTTCATGCCGTCGCAGGAGACCATCAACCCCTCGGCCTGCGTGCGGGCCTATCCGGCGGTCGAGCGGCATCGGTTCATCTGGCTGTGGATGGGCGATCCGGCGCTGGCCGATCCGGCTGCCATTCCCGACATGCACTGGAATCACGATCCGGCCTGGGCCGGCGATGGCAAGACCATCCACGTCAAATGCGACTACCGGCTGGTGGTCGACAATCTGATGGACCTCACGCACGAGACCTTCGTGCACGGCTCGTCGATCGGCAACGACGCGGTGGCGGAAGCGCCGTTCGACGTCACCCATGGCGAGCGCACCGCGACCGTGACGCGCTGGATGCGCGGCATCGAGCCGCCGCCGTTCTGGGCCAGGCAGCTCGGCAAGCCGGGCCTGGTCGACCGCTGGCAGATCATCCGCTTCGAAGCGCCGTGCACGGTGACGATCGACGTCGGCGTCGCACCGGCCGGCACGGGCGCGCCGGAGGGCGACCGCTCGCAGGGCGTCAACGGCATGGTGCTCAACACCATCACGCCAGAGACCGACAAGACCTGCCACTATTTCTGGGCGTTCGCCCGCAACTACCAGCTCTCCGAGCAGCGGCTGACGACGGAGATCCGCGAGGGCGTGTCGGGCATCTTCCGCGAAGACGAGCTGATCCTGGAAGCGCAGCAGCGCGCGATGGACGAGAATCCGGGACGCGTGTTCTACAACCTCAACATCGATGCAGGCGCAATGTGGGCACGGCGGATCATCGATCGGATGATCGCGCGCGAAACGCCGCTGCGTGAAGCCGCGGAGTAG
- a CDS encoding GntR family transcriptional regulator, producing MAERDSERSISQTVRAQLTLRDLILTGGLRPGERISELQAVEAAGVSRTPVRMALVRLEEEGLLEAIPSGGFMVKSFSERDVLDSIEVRGTMEGLAARLAAERGVSVRDTEPMRECLAQIDELIAPAELSFDAFSAYVALNARFHALLAELSRSPPVIRQVDRASALPFASPSGFVMAQSALPEARHILVVAQEHHRIVIDAIENREGARAESIMREHARLAARNLRLAVKARGPMDLVPAAVLIKTQING from the coding sequence ATGGCCGAGCGTGACAGCGAGCGTTCGATCTCGCAGACCGTACGTGCGCAGCTCACCTTGCGCGACCTGATCCTCACCGGCGGCTTGCGCCCCGGCGAGCGCATCTCCGAGCTGCAGGCGGTGGAGGCCGCCGGCGTCTCGCGCACGCCGGTGCGCATGGCGTTGGTGCGGCTCGAGGAGGAGGGGCTGCTGGAGGCCATTCCGTCCGGCGGCTTCATGGTGAAATCGTTCTCCGAGCGCGACGTGCTCGACTCCATCGAGGTGCGCGGCACGATGGAAGGACTGGCAGCGCGGCTTGCCGCCGAGCGCGGCGTGTCCGTGCGCGACACCGAGCCGATGCGCGAGTGCCTCGCCCAGATCGACGAGCTGATCGCGCCGGCCGAGCTCTCGTTCGACGCGTTCTCGGCCTATGTGGCGCTGAACGCGCGCTTTCATGCCCTGCTGGCCGAACTGTCGCGCAGCCCGCCGGTGATCCGCCAGGTCGACCGCGCCAGCGCGCTGCCGTTCGCCTCGCCGAGCGGCTTCGTGATGGCGCAATCGGCGCTGCCGGAGGCGCGTCACATCCTGGTGGTCGCGCAGGAGCATCACCGCATCGTCATCGATGCGATCGAGAACCGCGAGGGCGCCCGCGCCGAGAGCATCATGCGCGAGCATGCGCGGCTGGCGGCCCGCAACCTGCGGCTCGCCGTGAAGGCGCGTGGTCCGATGGACCTGGTGCCCGCGGCGGTGCTGATCAAGACGCAGATCAACGGCTGA
- a CDS encoding PDR/VanB family oxidoreductase, translated as MRFQDNWSPATLVSTRDLAPGIREFILRPDGYVCAPYAVGSHIKVGVLAAGQPDVRSYSLVGEADPRGYRIAVRFAEDSRGGSRYLWSLQPGARLDVASPTSLLQVDWQRPHYCLVAGGIGITPLVGAAHALLRKTPNVSLRYAVRSRGDAAYVDELAALLGDRLTVYAADQSQRLDLSDLFSSLPSGAAVLFCGPMRMLDAARSAWAACGRVPADLSYETFGSSGRLSTEPFKVRLRDSGEEIVVPRDRSMLDVLNAAGHEVMADCRRGECGVCAVDVVEVEGEIDHRDVFFSAEQKHDSRKLCACVSRAHGVVTIDTLERADAL; from the coding sequence ATGCGTTTCCAGGACAATTGGTCGCCTGCGACCCTGGTCTCGACACGCGACCTTGCGCCGGGCATCCGCGAATTCATCCTGCGGCCCGACGGCTATGTCTGCGCGCCCTATGCGGTCGGCAGCCACATCAAGGTCGGCGTCCTCGCCGCCGGCCAGCCCGATGTCCGCTCCTATTCGCTGGTCGGCGAGGCGGACCCGCGTGGCTACCGGATCGCCGTGCGCTTCGCCGAGGATTCCCGCGGCGGGTCGCGCTATCTGTGGTCGCTGCAGCCCGGTGCCCGGCTGGATGTGGCGAGCCCGACCTCGCTGCTGCAGGTCGATTGGCAACGTCCGCATTATTGTCTGGTCGCCGGCGGCATCGGCATCACGCCGCTGGTCGGAGCAGCGCACGCGCTGCTGCGCAAGACGCCGAACGTCTCGCTGCGCTATGCGGTGCGATCGCGCGGTGATGCGGCCTATGTCGATGAGCTCGCGGCGCTGCTCGGCGACCGTCTCACGGTGTATGCCGCGGACCAGTCGCAGCGGCTGGACCTGTCCGATCTTTTTTCGAGTCTGCCGTCCGGAGCAGCCGTGCTGTTCTGCGGACCGATGCGGATGCTGGATGCCGCGCGCAGCGCGTGGGCGGCGTGCGGCCGCGTGCCGGCCGATCTCAGCTATGAAACGTTCGGATCGAGCGGCCGGCTGTCGACCGAGCCGTTCAAGGTCCGGCTGCGCGACAGCGGCGAGGAGATCGTTGTGCCGCGCGACCGCTCGATGCTCGACGTGCTGAATGCCGCCGGCCACGAGGTCATGGCGGATTGCCGGCGCGGCGAGTGCGGCGTCTGCGCGGTCGACGTGGTCGAAGTCGAGGGCGAGATCGATCATCGCGACGTGTTCTTCAGCGCCGAGCAGAAGCACGACAGCCGCAAGCTCTGCGCCTGCGTTTCCCGCGCCCACGGCGTGGTCACGATCGACACGCTGGAGCGGGCCGACGCGCTGTGA